The Paenibacillus sp. FSL R7-0345 DNA segment CTGTTTGTCGGCGTCAACGGGGTCGGCAAGACCACGACAATCGGCAAGCTGGCACACCGTTATAAACAAGAAGGCAAAAAGGTGCTGCTGGCGGCAGGTGATACCTTCCGTGCAGGGGCCATTGAGCAGCTGGAGGTATGGGGTCAGCGGGCCGGAGTGGATGTTATCAAGCAGCAGGCGGGCTCTGACCCGGCAGCGGTTATGTTCGACGCCGTGCAGGCCGCGAAGCAGCGGAATGTGGATGTGCTGATCTGTGATACGGCCGGCCGTCTGCAGAACAAGAGCAACCTGATGGAAGAGCTGAACAAGATTTTCCGGGTCATCCAGCGTGAGATTCCAAGCGCGCCGCATGAAGTGCTGATGGTGCTTGATGCAACAACCGGTCAGAATGCACTGAGCCAGGCCAAGCTGTTCGGTGAAAAGAGCGGTGTTACCGGCCTTGTCCTGACTAAGCTGGACGGCACTGCCAAGGGCGGTATTGTCGTGGCAATCCGCCAGGAAATGAACCTGCCGGTGAAGCTGGTCGGCCTCGGTGAAAAAATGGACGACCTGCAGACCTTTGACTCCGGCCAGTTCGTTCATGCCCTGTTTGCCGGAATGATCAGCGAGGAAGCCGCTGAATCCGGAGAAGAGCAGGAGTAAGAATTCTCATAGAATCTGATCAGACAAGATGGATAGAATCCGTTTTCCGGCTTAGGCAGGAGAACGGGTTCTTTTTTATTAATTATTACAAAAATACATCATATGAAAAATTCATAATAGTACTGCTTGTCAGCCCTCCCGCATACAATTCATTGTATCCTTACAATACAGCACCCGGAAAATACGCTCAGGAGAAAGGAAGCGATTCCATTTATGCAAAATGGTTCATAAACTCCATTTTGCTGTTATATATATTGACATCAATAATATCATTTACGTATTATGAGATTAGAATTAAAGTTTTTCGTGATTAAATCTATAAATTTTAAAGAGTTTGTGAATAAACATAACACATCTGAACTTCCGAAAGGAGTCGGGCTCATGTCCAAACTAGATCCTTTGCCCGGTATTTCTCCGTATCCGCTGGAGCACTTTTATGATGAAATGTATGCTGACGAACGGAGTATCCGGCCTCATTACCGGCATGTTAGCCGGATGTTTTCCGGGATGAGCCCCGCAGAGCTGCAAGCCAAGCAGAAGCTGATGCAGCGGAGGATGATGGAAGAAGGAATTACCTTTACACTGTATAACCCGGCCCAGGATCAGCCGATGGAGCGGACCATTCCCTTTGATATGATTCCGCGGATTATCCCCAAGGGAGAGTGGGAGCGGCTGGAGGCTGGTATTGTCCAGCGGATTACTGCACTGAACTTATTCATTCATGACATTTACCATGAGCAGTATATTGTAAAGGACGGGATTGTACCGCGGCGCATGATTATCAGCAATGTCTATTTTCGTCCTGAGATGGCGGGACTCCGGGTGCCCGGCGGGGCTTATGTGACCACCTCCGGTATCGATCTGATTCGCCACCATGACGGGGAGTATTATGTACTGGAAGACAATCTCCGTACTCCATCCGGCTTTTCATATTTATTCAAAGGCCGGTCGCTGATGAACCAGCTGTTCCCTGAACTAGCTTTTGCCAGCTCTATCCGCGATGTGGATCACAGCCTGAACCGGTTCCTGTCGGTGCTGCGCAGCCTGTCTCCGTCCAGAACCAGAGATCCGGTTATAGCACTGCTGACCCCGGGCCAATACAACTCGGCCTATTATGAGCATGCTTTTCTGGCACAGCAGATGGGCATTCATCTGGTAGAAGGCCGCGATCTGGTAGCCCAGGATCATAAAATCTATTTACGGGAAATGAACAGCCTGCGCAAGGTTGATGTGCTCTACCGCCGTCTGGATGATGATTATATTGATCCGCTGGCGTTCCAGCCGAACTCGCTGCTTGGCGTTGCCGGGCTGATGAATGCCTACCGGGCAGGCAATATCGCGATCGCCAATGCTCCGGGGACCGGAGTCGCAGACGATAAAGCCATGTATGTCTATGTGCCGGACATGATCCGTTATTACCTTAACGAGGAGCCGATTCTGGGCAATGTGCCGACTTATCTGCTGTCACGGCCGCAGGAACGGCAATATGTGCTGGATAACCTGTCCGAAATGGTGGTAAAGGAAACCTCACTCTCCGGCGGCTACGGCATGCTGATCGGCAGCGAAGCGACCAAGGAAGAGCTGATGGATTTCCGGCTGAAGATTCTTGCCGACCCGGCCCGTTACATCGCCCAGCCAATCATGTCCCTGTCCCGGGCCCCTGTACTATCGGGCGCATCAATGGTTCCGCGTCATATCGATCTGCGGGCGTTTGTGCTGATGGGTGCGGACCGCAAGCCGCATGTCATCCCCGGCGGACTGACCCGGGTGGCAATGAAAGAAAACTCGCTCGTTGTGAACTCGTCACAGGGCGGCGGGGTTAAGGATACCTGGGTTATGGCCTGAGACCGGAATTTGGCCCGGTTAAGCTGAACCAAGTGCGGCATCAAAATGTTAGGTGGAGGAGTGATGACGATGCTGAATCGCAATGCGGAGGCTTTGTTTTGGATCGGAAGGTACATTGAACGGGCAGAGAACCATGCGCGGCTGATTGATGTCCACTATCATATTCAGCAGGAAGAGGACTTCCAGTCTGAAGGCCACAAATGGTCGAGGCTGATTGATGCATTAGGGGTCAGAAATGAGTACCTCAAGCAGTTTGAGAGTTTTGCTGAACAGGATGTGCTGTCTTTTATCACTCTGGATCTGGGCAATGCCAATTCTTTATTCTCGTGTGTGCACCAGGCGCGCAATAATCTGCGCACACTGCGCCAGCATCTGCCGAGTGAGCTGTGGGACATCGTCAACGGCTTTAATCTTTGGCTCGGCGAGCAGTCGGTCGCGGATATTATGAGCGGCCCGCATCCATTTTACCAGCAGGTCAAGGAGCGTGCGGCTATGTTCCTTGGCGCTGAGCAATCGGTGATGCTCCGGGGAAATGAATGGCATTTCATTGAGAGCGGGCGGTTTCTGGAACGGGCCGAGAATACGACGCGGATTCTGCAGGCTGTTACGGTATCGTGCAAAGACAAAGAGAACAGCACCATCTATACCCAGCTGCAGGCTGTACTGAAATCAGTCAGCGGTTATCAGGCCTTCCGCCGTTATTACGCCGATGATATGTCAGCGGAGTGCATTCTGGAATTCATGATCGTCAATGCCCGGTTCCCGCGCTCAGTGCGCTTCTCGTTCCATAAGCTGGAGGAGCATCTGGCCAGACTGGAGCTGGATTCTTCGGAGAAGGGCTCAGGACATGAGAAGGTGATTCGTCAGGCCGGCAAGATTAAGGCGGAGCTGGATTATATGGAAAAAGAGGAGATGTCAGGCGATCTCGTAGATGATGTTCTACATTCCCTGATGCTCTCCTGCCAGCGGTTAGGCAAGACAATGGAGGGCGCCTTTTTTCGCCGCGAAGGAGCCTATGTATGAAAATCCAGATCAATCACACCACAACCTATTCCTATCCCGAGCCGGTTACGGACAGTGTCAATGAAATCAGGCTGACTCCGCGCACCAACTACCGGCAGTCCTGCTACCATCATGAGGTGGAGGTGACTCCGGCGGCTAATCTTTTGACATATGAGGATTTTTTCGGCAACCGGGTACATGCCTATTCCGTGAACAAGCCGCATACGGAGATGGTGATTCATACCAAAGCGACTGTGGTGACACTGGATAAAGCACAAGGTGTTAACCTGCCGCATATCCCGCTCGAAGACCAGGTTAAGCTGCTGAACGATGAAAAGTTCCAGAACCGGTACATTGAGTTCATTCTGCCAACCCGTTTCACGGAGGTTACTCCGGAGCTGGTGGAGTTTGCGTCGCAGCACCCTTTTCATGAAGCGGATGATATGTACGCCTGGACCAAAAAGCTGTCCTCGACTATCTATGAACAGTTTACCTATGATCCCGAAGCGACAAGTGTGAATACTACCGTCAAAAAAGCGCTCAAGCTCAAGCGCGGCGTCTGCCAGGATTATGCCCATCTGATGATCGCCGTCTGCCGCAGTGTCGGGCTTCCTTCACGGTATGTCAGCGGATACCATTTCGTGGGTGATCTGCAGGGCGGAAACGCCGATTTTGAACAGGCCTCGCATGCCTGGGTTGAAACGCATATTCCCGGAACAGGCTGGCTGGGCTTCGATCCGACCAACAATGCCGAAGTCAACTGGCGCTATATCAAGCTGGGCCACGGCCGGGATTACAAGGATATTGTACCGGTAAAAGGCGTTTACCGCGGCGGTGCCGGGACACTCAGTGTTAAGGTGGATGTGCGCAAGCTGGACAGCTGAGGGTAGAGGATGAGACAGGGTTGCGGAAGGACATAATAGGTAAAAGATATGGAGCTTATCGGTTAATATTAAGCTAAGAAGCTGCTGTCCCTCTCCAATAAAAAGCCCCACGCTGTGGGGCTTTTTAGAGTTGGGGATAGGCGGGTAAGACCCGGTGAAAGGCAAAAATGCCTCTGATTTCGCCGAAGCAGGCGGAATGAGCGAAATGAAGAGCAAAAATGCCTCTGATTTCGCCGAAGTAGGCGGAAAGGGCGAAATGAAGAGCAAAAATGCCTTTGATTTCGCCGAAGCAGGCGGAATGAGCCGTGAGCAAAAAGGCAATATGCCAGCAGTGCATGCCCATGTGAGCAACAGTTGCACAAAATTTGTGCAAAATTTGCACAAGGGTGATTATAATTAAGCCGCAATTGGGTAATCTTGAAACAGAATCACGAATATGGATGATGTGGAAGGAGAGAGTGCATATGAGCCCAAATATAGCTAAAAAACAGCGGTTTGTCGGGAAAACAGCCATTATTACAGGTGCGGGCTCTGGAATCGGCAGGGCGGCAGCGATCCAGATGGCGCGCGAAGGCGCCAATGTCGCTCTTTTTGACCTGGTTAATGAACGCACATCGGTGCTGGAGCAGAAGCTGAACAAGCTGCGTAAGGATTGCGCACTGGCCATTGATGTTGATACTTCTGATGCAGAACGGATGGAGGAAGCGGTACGCAGAACAATTGAGCATTTTGGCAGCCTGGATATTGTATTTGCCAATGCGGGCATTAACGGTGTGGTCGGGCCGATTGAGGAGCTCAGCCTCAGTGACTGGCAGAATACGATTAACGTCAACCTGACAGGTACTTTTTTGACGCTCAAATATACCATTCCGCATCTCAAGGCAAAAGGCAAGGGCAGCATCATCATCACAAGCTCGATTAACGGAAATACCCGGTTTACGAGCTTCGGCTGGTCGCCGTATAGTACAACCAAAGCGGGGCAGGTGGCTTTTGCCAAAATGGCTGCACTGGAGCTGGCCAAATTCAAAATCCGCGTCAACGTCATCTGTCCGGGTGCGATCTCGACAAACATTGATGAATCTACCGAATTCAATGAGGATGTAGAGGAGATCGTTATCCCGATTGAGTTCCCGGAAGGAGCCCAGCCATTGGCGGACGGCCCGGGTAAGCCGGAGAATGTCGCGGATCTCGTATCATTCCTTGCTTCCGATGAATCCATTCATATTACCGGAGCGCAGATTGTGATTGACGGTGCAGAGTCACTGTTAAGCTAATCAGGATACACCAGTACGGATTGATAAACAGAAATATTAAGAGGCAGCCTTACTTCGGGTTCATGAAACCCGGGGTAAGGCTGTTTGTGGTCTGCAGGGTTGTAAACTGGACAAGTTATGGTAAAATCTGTGCATATAACGAAACGAATCCGGAGGATGATCATATGAATCAGGATGTGACAGACTTTATTAATAGTGTAAAGCAGCCTTGGCAGATTGAGATATGCAACAGGCTCCGCCAGCTGGTTCATGACTCTATTCCAGATGTGCAGGAGCGCATACAATACGGCAAGCCGCATTTTCTCAAAAATGGCAAGTATGCCGCGGTTATCACAACTGCGAAGGGGTGGGTCACCTTTACTATATTTAATGCGGCGGAACTGGAAGTGCCGGAGGGCGTATTCGAACCCGGAAAACCGGAACGGATCACAGCCAGGCTGCTGGAGGGGAAACCGGCTGATTATGGGCTGTTTGCAGACCTGCTGAAGCAGGCTTCGGCTGAGCTGTAGGGATATTATAAAGGGAGAGGGGATGAGGCGATGCTGTCATGGCTGGCGGAACAGCGGATTCAGGAAGCGATGAGAAACGGTGAGTTTGCAGATTTGCCGGGGCATGGCAAGCCGCTGGAGCTGGAAGACCTGTCAGGTGTTCCGGAGGAGCTGCGGATGTCATTCAAGATTATGAAAAATGCCGGGGTTCTGCCGGAAGAGCTGACGCTGCGGGCGGAGTGTGTGACTTTGGAGGAACTGCTGGCAGCCTGCCGCCGCAGCGGCAATGCGGATTCTGCTGAACAGAAATCGCTTGAATCCAAGCTGTCTGTAAAAAAAATGCGTCTGCAGCAGCTTTTACGAGAACGCGGTCTGGAAAACAGCAGCATTTTTACGGAATACGGGGAGCAGATCCGTCAGCGGCTGTCAGGTGAGGACGATTAGTAGCGTGTCAGGAATATATGTTGGTGACTGATGCAGGACCGTAATTCTACTTATAATATAGGAAGCGTAAACTACAGGCTTTCAAACTGAGCTTGAACGGTTAAGAATGCAGGCTGTCATGGGCTGGGAAAAAGAATTCCGTAATCTGCAGTGGTATGGTCTGCGCAGCGGTATGAGTGTGCTGGAAGTGGGGAGCGGCCCCGGTTTCGTAACTGAACAGCTGGTTCACAGACTGCCAGGCTGTGAGGTTACGGCTCTTGAAATCCCGTTTTGTCGGAAGAAGTTTTCCGCGGATTCTGGCGGCAGTAAATATCATCAGCTGAAGCAGGCCTGCAGCACAAAACTGGAGAATTCCTGAGGAACTGCTTGAAATCCCGGCCCGTTTCGCCCATGCTATAAAAAGCGACTGGTGAATCAATCAGAGTGCACATAAGACAGACACAGTTATGGAGATACCAAATGAAACAGCTTCCGATTATGCAGGTGCTTCCTGATCTAAAACAAATATTAAGCAATAACACGGCTGCCGTGCTGATCGCCGAGCCTGGTGCAGGGAAGACGACGGGAACGCCGCCTGCTTTTCTGGACGAGCCTTGGATGGCGGGCAAAACCATATTAATGCTGGAGCCGAGAAGACTGGCTGCCCGCTCGGCAGCTGTATATATGGCTGCCTGCCTTGGAGAACAAGTAGGGCAGACTGTCGGCTACCGGATGCGGATGGACAGTAAAGTAAGCAGACATACACGTATTACCGTCGTTACCGAAGGTGTCCTGACGCGGATGCTACAGAGTGATCCGTCACTGGGCGATACAGGGCTGGTTATTTTTGACGAATTCCATGAGCGGAGCCTCCATGCCGATCTTGGCCTGGCGCTGGCCCTTGAGGCACAGACCGTGCTGCGGGATGATCTGCGGATTCTGATCATGTCGGCTACGCTGGATGCGGAGCGGGTATCGGCTTTGCTCGGCGGAGCAGCCATCGTGGATTGCCCGGGGAGGACATTCCCGGTAGAGACGGTTTATGCGCCTGGCGGGGACGGTGCGGTGCTCGAACAAGCTGCAGCCTCTGCTGTACGCCGTGCCCTGGCTGAGCAGCCGGGCGATGTGCTGGTGTTCCTGCCGGGAGAGCGGGAGATCCGCCGGACGCAGCGCGAGCTTGACGGCGGCAGCCTGCCGGCGGGCACAGTCCTGCGGCCGCTGTATGGCCAGCTCCCGCAGGCGCAGCAGGATGCTGCGGTGGCTCCCGCTGTGCCCGGCCAGCGTAAGGTTGTGCTGGCGACCTCGATTGCCGAGACGAGCCTGACGATTGAAGGGGTGCGCACGGTAATCGATACCGGCCTGCGGCGCACCCAGGTGTTTTCGCCGCGCACGGGGATGCCGCGGCTCACGACCGTGCCGGTCTCCAAGGCATCGGCCGACCAGCGGCGCGGCCGGGCAGGCCGGACAGCGCCCGGAGTCTGCTACAGGCTCTGGAGCAGGGAGGAGCATGCCCGGCTGCCGGACGACAATGTGCCGGAAATGCTCGAGGCCGATCTGGCGCAGCTCGCCCTGGAGCTGGCACTGTGGGGCGTGCCGGGTCCCGCCGCGCTGCCTTGGCTGGACCCGCCGCCCGCTGCGCCTTACGCGCAGGGCACGGCGCTGCTGCGCCAGCTCGGCGCGCTGGACGCCGGCGGCGCCATTACGCCGCACGGCCGCAGCATGGCCGCACTTGGCGCACACCCGCGCGCCGCGCATATGCTGCTGCGCGCGGCTCTGCTTGGCGAAGCGCCGCTTGCCTGCCGGCTGGCGGCGCTGCTGCAGGAGCGGGACCTGTTCAAGGGTCCCGCAGGCCAGGGCAGCGACATCACGCTACGCGTGGAGGCGCTGCTTGCCTTTGAGCGCTCCGGCGTGAGCGGGAGCGCGGACCCGGCGGCTCTGCG contains these protein-coding regions:
- the ftsY gene encoding signal recognition particle-docking protein FtsY; translation: MSFFKKLKETISGKTESVTKSFRDGLEKTRKGFVEKVSDLIIRRKKIDEEFYEELEEILIGADVGVNTVMTLVEELRAEVKQKRIEDAAELQPILSRKLMELLRGDDDNSLKENPDGITVILFVGVNGVGKTTTIGKLAHRYKQEGKKVLLAAGDTFRAGAIEQLEVWGQRAGVDVIKQQAGSDPAAVMFDAVQAAKQRNVDVLICDTAGRLQNKSNLMEELNKIFRVIQREIPSAPHEVLMVLDATTGQNALSQAKLFGEKSGVTGLVLTKLDGTAKGGIVVAIRQEMNLPVKLVGLGEKMDDLQTFDSGQFVHALFAGMISEEAAESGEEQE
- a CDS encoding circularly permuted type 2 ATP-grasp protein: MSKLDPLPGISPYPLEHFYDEMYADERSIRPHYRHVSRMFSGMSPAELQAKQKLMQRRMMEEGITFTLYNPAQDQPMERTIPFDMIPRIIPKGEWERLEAGIVQRITALNLFIHDIYHEQYIVKDGIVPRRMIISNVYFRPEMAGLRVPGGAYVTTSGIDLIRHHDGEYYVLEDNLRTPSGFSYLFKGRSLMNQLFPELAFASSIRDVDHSLNRFLSVLRSLSPSRTRDPVIALLTPGQYNSAYYEHAFLAQQMGIHLVEGRDLVAQDHKIYLREMNSLRKVDVLYRRLDDDYIDPLAFQPNSLLGVAGLMNAYRAGNIAIANAPGTGVADDKAMYVYVPDMIRYYLNEEPILGNVPTYLLSRPQERQYVLDNLSEMVVKETSLSGGYGMLIGSEATKEELMDFRLKILADPARYIAQPIMSLSRAPVLSGASMVPRHIDLRAFVLMGADRKPHVIPGGLTRVAMKENSLVVNSSQGGGVKDTWVMA
- a CDS encoding alpha-E domain-containing protein, with the translated sequence MTMLNRNAEALFWIGRYIERAENHARLIDVHYHIQQEEDFQSEGHKWSRLIDALGVRNEYLKQFESFAEQDVLSFITLDLGNANSLFSCVHQARNNLRTLRQHLPSELWDIVNGFNLWLGEQSVADIMSGPHPFYQQVKERAAMFLGAEQSVMLRGNEWHFIESGRFLERAENTTRILQAVTVSCKDKENSTIYTQLQAVLKSVSGYQAFRRYYADDMSAECILEFMIVNARFPRSVRFSFHKLEEHLARLELDSSEKGSGHEKVIRQAGKIKAELDYMEKEEMSGDLVDDVLHSLMLSCQRLGKTMEGAFFRREGAYV
- a CDS encoding transglutaminase family protein: MKIQINHTTTYSYPEPVTDSVNEIRLTPRTNYRQSCYHHEVEVTPAANLLTYEDFFGNRVHAYSVNKPHTEMVIHTKATVVTLDKAQGVNLPHIPLEDQVKLLNDEKFQNRYIEFILPTRFTEVTPELVEFASQHPFHEADDMYAWTKKLSSTIYEQFTYDPEATSVNTTVKKALKLKRGVCQDYAHLMIAVCRSVGLPSRYVSGYHFVGDLQGGNADFEQASHAWVETHIPGTGWLGFDPTNNAEVNWRYIKLGHGRDYKDIVPVKGVYRGGAGTLSVKVDVRKLDS
- a CDS encoding SDR family NAD(P)-dependent oxidoreductase; translation: MSPNIAKKQRFVGKTAIITGAGSGIGRAAAIQMAREGANVALFDLVNERTSVLEQKLNKLRKDCALAIDVDTSDAERMEEAVRRTIEHFGSLDIVFANAGINGVVGPIEELSLSDWQNTINVNLTGTFLTLKYTIPHLKAKGKGSIIITSSINGNTRFTSFGWSPYSTTKAGQVAFAKMAALELAKFKIRVNVICPGAISTNIDESTEFNEDVEEIVIPIEFPEGAQPLADGPGKPENVADLVSFLASDESIHITGAQIVIDGAESLLS
- a CDS encoding DUF1801 domain-containing protein, translated to MNQDVTDFINSVKQPWQIEICNRLRQLVHDSIPDVQERIQYGKPHFLKNGKYAAVITTAKGWVTFTIFNAAELEVPEGVFEPGKPERITARLLEGKPADYGLFADLLKQASAEL
- a CDS encoding DnaJ family domain-containing protein, with protein sequence MLSWLAEQRIQEAMRNGEFADLPGHGKPLELEDLSGVPEELRMSFKIMKNAGVLPEELTLRAECVTLEELLAACRRSGNADSAEQKSLESKLSVKKMRLQQLLRERGLENSSIFTEYGEQIRQRLSGEDD
- a CDS encoding class I SAM-dependent methyltransferase; this translates as MGWEKEFRNLQWYGLRSGMSVLEVGSGPGFVTEQLVHRLPGCEVTALEIPFCRKKFSADSGGSKYHQLKQACSTKLENS
- the hrpB gene encoding ATP-dependent helicase HrpB — encoded protein: MKQLPIMQVLPDLKQILSNNTAAVLIAEPGAGKTTGTPPAFLDEPWMAGKTILMLEPRRLAARSAAVYMAACLGEQVGQTVGYRMRMDSKVSRHTRITVVTEGVLTRMLQSDPSLGDTGLVIFDEFHERSLHADLGLALALEAQTVLRDDLRILIMSATLDAERVSALLGGAAIVDCPGRTFPVETVYAPGGDGAVLEQAAASAVRRALAEQPGDVLVFLPGEREIRRTQRELDGGSLPAGTVLRPLYGQLPQAQQDAAVAPAVPGQRKVVLATSIAETSLTIEGVRTVIDTGLRRTQVFSPRTGMPRLTTVPVSKASADQRRGRAGRTAPGVCYRLWSREEHARLPDDNVPEMLEADLAQLALELALWGVPGPAALPWLDPPPAAPYAQGTALLRQLGALDAGGAITPHGRSMAALGAHPRAAHMLLRAALLGEAPLACRLAALLQERDLFKGPAGQGSDITLRVEALLAFERSGVSGSADPAALRAVQRESRNLLAQLKAAPGAVPGDLSRIGLLLSFAYPDRVGQKRGDGAFLLSGGRGAALAEGQPLARSAYIVAAGVDDRAGQGRILLAADLPEGELLKHHADSLTEERAVFWDKESGSVKAHRRTMFGALVLKETTHERPDADEIEEVLLSVIADEGLDMLPWEKGSAQLRQRMAFMHAVRKDWPDVSDEALLATLDEWLRPYLQGMRNLRDLQRLPLSKALEGMLDWNSRQTLDREAPTHITVPSGSRVPLDYSNPGSPVLAVRLQEMFGQVDTPRIGMGQVPVLLHLLSPARRPMQVTADLGSFWRSTYFEVKKDLKGRYPKHYWPDDPLQAEATSRTRPKNK